A window of Ardenticatena maritima contains these coding sequences:
- a CDS encoding putative CRISPR-associated protein, with protein MNNQSKLIVSPVGISLLLNYASQIRQDGNLRKQFLDCSNEKNLPQELAGQVEELSEEILTYLIDANVETRRKLSAELNGLYGLFPNGQFSKSDTHILIATDTELGQTTARILEEFLREHGVQNIQIICPSGLQTKDEVQFRRAIRELFADLESILPEYKNKVYQITFNLTGGFKSLYSYLSIVGMFYGDKIVYIFENGKLLSIPRLPLRIDDSQLRQPEQAVQLALLAAGHIYRRSDIQLPGALWEEDEKGDVTISEWGQLIWDQVKNDILSKGLLPFPYLEYESTFRKDFEKATPEQRIRLQETLAKVSKILLEHQGNIKALKEHGGLQYDNYTNKSLPDGTPIGHFRINEGDRVTCIAVGGKLYLRHFGSHDYTESKEGVR; from the coding sequence ATGAACAATCAATCTAAACTGATTGTTTCACCTGTAGGCATCAGTCTGCTTTTGAACTATGCATCGCAAATTCGCCAAGATGGTAATCTGAGAAAGCAATTCCTGGATTGCAGTAACGAGAAAAATTTGCCACAGGAATTAGCAGGTCAGGTAGAAGAATTGTCTGAGGAAATTTTAACTTACCTCATTGACGCAAATGTCGAGACGCGTCGAAAACTAAGTGCAGAGCTGAATGGCTTATATGGTTTGTTTCCCAACGGTCAGTTTTCCAAATCCGATACGCATATCCTCATTGCGACCGATACCGAGTTAGGGCAAACGACTGCCCGGATTCTGGAAGAATTTTTGCGTGAGCATGGTGTACAAAACATTCAAATCATTTGCCCGTCAGGTTTGCAAACAAAAGACGAAGTACAGTTCCGAAGGGCTATCCGAGAATTGTTCGCCGACTTAGAAAGTATTTTACCTGAATATAAAAACAAGGTGTACCAGATTACTTTCAATCTGACGGGAGGTTTCAAAAGCCTGTATAGCTATCTCAGCATTGTGGGGATGTTTTATGGCGATAAAATCGTGTACATTTTTGAAAACGGAAAATTGCTTTCCATTCCCAGGCTCCCACTAAGAATTGACGATTCGCAACTACGCCAACCAGAACAAGCCGTACAACTTGCCTTGCTAGCGGCAGGGCACATCTACCGCCGAAGCGACATTCAATTGCCAGGAGCGCTTTGGGAAGAAGATGAAAAGGGAGACGTGACGATCTCGGAATGGGGGCAACTGATTTGGGACCAGGTGAAAAACGACATCCTTTCCAAGGGTTTACTTCCATTTCCTTACTTAGAATATGAGAGCACTTTTCGGAAAGATTTTGAAAAGGCCACGCCAGAACAACGAATCCGTCTGCAAGAAACATTGGCAAAGGTCAGCAAAATACTCCTTGAACACCAAGGAAATATAAAAGCACTCAAGGAACACGGAGGACTTCAGTATGACAATTATACAAATAAATCACTTCCAGATGGTACTCCTATTGGCCATTTCCGAATCAATGAAGGTGACCGAGTGACATGCATCGCTGTTGGTGGTAAATTGTATTTACGTCATTTTGGTTCTCATGATTATACCGAAAGTAAAGAGGGAGTTCGATGA
- the cmr4 gene encoding type III-B CRISPR module RAMP protein Cmr4, with translation MQAKLIFLHALSPLHAGTGQGVGAIDLPIAREKGTEIPIVPGSSLKGVLRDACQALHGNGTCTRIFGPDTDNASAHAGAVILTDLRLVALPVRSLAGVFAWVSSPFLLQRLARDAQMAGLSDAPKEPSVANAQTVLVSSTSTIQVNNAEVVLEDVKLNAQTQADTWANWLAPKVFADEGWQASFKARFAIVHDDVMAYLLQVATDVTARIRLEDDTKTVAQGALWYEEALPAESILAGLVAAQPNGEAQPDEVFEKVSELAQHPLQVGGNATVGRGLCRLSLA, from the coding sequence ATGCAAGCCAAACTGATCTTCTTACACGCGTTGTCCCCCTTGCACGCCGGCACCGGCCAGGGCGTTGGTGCCATTGACCTGCCCATCGCCCGCGAAAAAGGCACTGAAATCCCCATCGTACCCGGTTCCAGCCTGAAAGGTGTGCTGCGCGATGCTTGTCAGGCGCTCCACGGCAATGGCACCTGCACGCGCATTTTCGGTCCCGACACGGACAACGCCTCTGCGCACGCCGGCGCCGTCATCCTCACCGACTTGCGCCTGGTGGCTCTGCCGGTCCGCTCGCTGGCGGGCGTCTTCGCCTGGGTGAGTTCGCCCTTTCTGTTGCAACGCCTGGCCCGTGACGCGCAGATGGCGGGCTTAAGCGATGCCCCCAAAGAGCCGTCGGTGGCAAATGCTCAAACCGTGCTGGTCAGCAGCACCAGCACCATCCAGGTCAACAATGCTGAGGTGGTGCTGGAAGATGTGAAGTTGAATGCGCAAACGCAAGCCGATACGTGGGCGAATTGGCTTGCGCCCAAGGTCTTCGCTGACGAAGGCTGGCAAGCCAGCTTCAAAGCCCGCTTTGCCATCGTCCACGACGATGTGATGGCCTACCTGCTCCAAGTCGCAACCGACGTCACGGCCCGCATCCGTCTGGAAGATGACACGAAGACGGTTGCTCAAGGTGCGCTCTGGTACGAAGAAGCCTTGCCCGCCGAGAGCATTCTGGCCGGGTTGGTGGCTGCGCAGCCGAATGGAGAAGCCCAACCCGATGAAGTGTTCGAGAAGGTGAGCGAACTCGCCCAGCATCCGCTGCAAGTGGGCGGCAACGCCACCGTGGGACGCGGCCTGTGCCGCTTGAGCCTTGCGTAG
- the cmr6 gene encoding type III-B CRISPR module RAMP protein Cmr6 yields MSISERSFFFARRQTLANVQLNQARFPHAGLWLDKFLPKQFAQGKSEGEGAYRDHFEQAVKIPVADVYTSAFNRWKHTLEASGIKTKVATTQGRLVVGLGAESVLENAITLHRTYGVPVIPGSALKGLAAAYARNRLAEPAWQKGGEAYKTLFGDTESAGYVTFFDALYVPDSVKDNRPLALDVVTVHHQEYYRGEKSPPADWDSPNPVPFVSVRAGVKFLVALAGPEEWVEAAFQILGLALAEEGIGAKTNSGYGRMVLEGYAKGVAKTAEPRETYHLAKLRLLKQETPPPGRSRGEVVEVRGRYGFINPAQGGGKIFVHVSQLQSGATSLQVGQVVEYSLGKYKGQTQAQKVDVLLEPD; encoded by the coding sequence ATGAGCATCTCTGAACGAAGCTTCTTTTTTGCACGGCGTCAGACCCTCGCAAACGTCCAATTGAATCAAGCACGCTTCCCACATGCAGGTCTCTGGCTGGATAAATTCTTGCCCAAGCAGTTCGCACAAGGTAAATCAGAGGGGGAAGGCGCTTACCGCGATCACTTTGAACAAGCCGTCAAAATTCCTGTCGCGGACGTTTACACCTCCGCCTTCAACCGCTGGAAGCATACACTCGAAGCAAGCGGCATCAAAACCAAGGTGGCAACCACGCAAGGGCGGCTCGTGGTCGGCTTGGGGGCGGAGAGCGTGCTCGAAAACGCCATCACCCTGCACCGCACCTACGGCGTACCTGTCATTCCAGGCAGTGCGCTCAAGGGGCTTGCCGCAGCGTATGCCCGCAACCGCCTGGCTGAGCCGGCTTGGCAGAAGGGCGGCGAAGCGTACAAAACCCTTTTCGGCGACACCGAGTCGGCCGGCTACGTCACCTTTTTCGACGCGCTGTATGTGCCTGATAGCGTCAAAGATAACCGCCCCCTCGCGTTGGATGTCGTGACCGTTCACCACCAAGAGTACTACCGGGGCGAGAAGAGCCCACCAGCCGACTGGGACAGCCCCAACCCGGTGCCCTTTGTCAGCGTACGCGCCGGGGTGAAGTTCCTGGTGGCGCTTGCCGGGCCGGAAGAATGGGTCGAAGCCGCGTTCCAGATTTTGGGGCTGGCGCTGGCCGAGGAAGGCATTGGCGCGAAGACCAACAGCGGCTATGGGCGGATGGTGCTGGAAGGGTATGCGAAAGGGGTAGCGAAAACAGCAGAGCCACGCGAAACATATCACCTGGCAAAATTGCGCCTTCTCAAACAAGAAACACCCCCCCCTGGACGATCTCGTGGCGAAGTTGTCGAAGTACGTGGCCGATATGGGTTTATCAATCCCGCTCAAGGTGGCGGCAAAATCTTTGTCCACGTAAGTCAACTTCAATCAGGGGCTACATCCTTGCAAGTTGGCCAAGTGGTTGAATACAGCTTAGGAAAATATAAAGGTCAAACACAAGCCCAGAAAGTTGATGTGTTGTTAGAACCAGATTGA
- the cmr5 gene encoding type III-B CRISPR module-associated protein Cmr5, whose protein sequence is MRTLEQELAATIYEQVSRLQTDEERAKEYGGMAHKLPVLIRQAGLVQALAYVAARGKPGAKQLLEDLAAALGEDSTDDLLQRSREDNLLEYMRLTREATIALTWYKRFAQSVLGVESTEEVRE, encoded by the coding sequence ATGCGCACATTGGAACAAGAATTGGCCGCAACCATTTACGAGCAAGTATCACGTCTGCAAACCGACGAAGAACGCGCTAAGGAGTATGGTGGCATGGCGCATAAACTGCCGGTGCTCATCCGCCAGGCGGGGCTGGTACAGGCGCTGGCCTATGTGGCGGCGCGGGGCAAACCGGGCGCCAAGCAACTGTTGGAAGACCTCGCGGCGGCGCTTGGAGAGGATTCAACAGACGATTTGTTGCAGCGATCACGCGAAGACAACCTGCTCGAATACATGCGTCTGACGCGCGAAGCCACCATCGCGCTCACCTGGTACAAGCGCTTCGCCCAATCGGTGCTGGGTGTGGAGTCGACAGAGGAGGTTCGAGAATGA